In one window of Deinococcus ruber DNA:
- a CDS encoding adenylyltransferase/cytidyltransferase family protein: MCAASPQTAVLIGRFQPPHLAHLALMQQALTLAPELVVVLGSAHHARTPKNPLSDSERARLIREMLHGAGVDPARLRTVEVPDFFYNLPLWVEYVRRAVGTRRAVLCGFEKDASSFYLKLFPEWQFAATSEDGREPGEVGLRLPYPSAAQSFPGLSATTIREAMYRRDWGSVAAAVPATVCATLLDFSKTREFEDLLLDREAVMRLAAGGPIRDEAAVVVANGSVLLQTRMERPGLGLWCLPASEALATAPELHGQQAVRERLLDHPDRLPGVDWTTLARLFLLPQPFFPAAGSAWVPLDALHSQPQRFFADHAQAIWALLEQW, from the coding sequence GGCGCTGACCTTGGCACCAGAACTGGTAGTCGTGCTCGGCAGTGCCCACCATGCCCGCACGCCCAAAAACCCGCTCAGCGACAGCGAACGTGCCCGCCTGATCCGGGAGATGCTGCACGGGGCGGGCGTCGATCCGGCACGGCTCCGCACAGTCGAGGTGCCGGACTTTTTCTACAACCTGCCCCTGTGGGTCGAGTACGTGCGCCGGGCCGTCGGTACGCGGCGGGCAGTGCTGTGCGGTTTCGAGAAGGACGCCAGCAGTTTTTATCTGAAGCTCTTTCCAGAGTGGCAATTCGCGGCGACCTCGGAAGATGGCCGGGAACCCGGTGAGGTCGGGCTTCGTCTCCCCTACCCGTCTGCGGCGCAGTCGTTCCCAGGGCTGAGCGCCACGACGATCCGTGAGGCGATGTACCGGCGCGACTGGGGCAGCGTGGCCGCCGCCGTGCCCGCGACGGTCTGTGCCACCCTGCTGGACTTCTCGAAGACCCGGGAATTTGAAGATCTGCTGCTCGACCGGGAAGCGGTCATGAGGCTCGCTGCGGGCGGCCCCATCCGGGATGAGGCGGCGGTGGTGGTGGCAAACGGTTCGGTGCTGCTTCAGACGCGGATGGAGCGGCCCGGACTTGGGCTGTGGTGTCTGCCCGCGTCTGAAGCGCTCGCCACTGCACCAGAGTTGCACGGACAGCAGGCTGTCAGAGAACGCCTGCTCGACCACCCCGACCGTCTGCCTGGCGTGGACTGGACCACGCTGGCACGGCTATTTTTGCTTCCTCAACCGTTTTTTCCGGCAGCAGGCTCGGCGTGGGTTCCTCTGGACGCTCTCCACAGCCAGCCCCAGCGTTTCTTCGCCGACCATGCCCAGGCAATCTGGGCGCTGCTCGAACAGTGGTAA
- a CDS encoding AAA family ATPase, translating to MARKKLSSPATDEAGTLSLSDARAQLGERVTHLKPGERLDLTRHGKTVATVISPEELQLLNLAKDAAMKSTKVLMCFNHAGGASKSSTTRDLGYELTQLGQKVLLIDLDPQANLTSWLGLQNVQLSQTVNDALLNLTPLPEPLEAHGMSIIPSHIDLSETGELLGVKGNGDGRLEIALQKVRSAGIYDYILIDPPPALGKLTTSGARAADYLIVPLPAKYKGVEALGGVQRMVSEYSVLNPKLRVAFYVVTQMEKTRHASDVLSLYRQTLGDKVIGPISWRPKVYNECQPMGLPIGVMFPDDSARAEIQEIAHKLMEVVAAGVYA from the coding sequence ATGGCCCGAAAAAAGTTGTCGTCTCCTGCGACAGATGAAGCGGGAACGCTGTCGCTGTCAGACGCTCGCGCTCAGCTTGGTGAACGGGTCACGCACCTGAAACCGGGAGAACGCCTGGATCTGACCCGCCACGGAAAAACGGTGGCAACCGTGATCTCGCCTGAAGAACTCCAGTTGCTGAATCTTGCAAAGGACGCCGCCATGAAATCGACGAAGGTACTGATGTGCTTCAACCATGCGGGCGGAGCGTCCAAGTCGAGCACCACCCGCGATCTGGGGTACGAGTTGACCCAGCTGGGACAGAAGGTGCTCTTGATCGACCTCGACCCACAGGCCAATCTGACAAGCTGGCTGGGTCTTCAGAACGTGCAGCTTTCACAGACGGTGAACGACGCCCTGCTGAATCTGACGCCGCTGCCAGAGCCGCTGGAAGCGCACGGCATGTCGATCATTCCCAGCCATATCGACCTGTCGGAAACCGGAGAGTTGCTGGGCGTGAAGGGCAACGGAGACGGGCGGCTGGAAATCGCTCTGCAAAAAGTCAGGAGTGCTGGCATCTACGATTACATCCTGATCGATCCGCCCCCGGCCCTGGGAAAACTCACCACTTCGGGCGCGAGAGCCGCCGATTACCTGATCGTGCCGCTGCCAGCCAAGTACAAGGGCGTCGAGGCACTGGGCGGGGTGCAGCGGATGGTCAGTGAATACAGCGTCCTGAATCCGAAACTTCGGGTGGCTTTCTATGTGGTCACGCAGATGGAGAAGACCCGCCACGCCTCAGACGTGCTGTCGCTGTACCGGCAGACGCTCGGTGACAAGGTCATCGGGCCGATCAGCTGGCGACCCAAGGTCTATAACGAGTGTCAGCCGATGGGCCTGCCGATAGGTGTGATGTTCCCCGATGACAGTGCCAGAGCGGAAATACAGGAGATTGCCCACAAGCTGATGGAAGTGGTGGCCGCCGGAGTGTACGCCTGA
- a CDS encoding DinB family protein: MTQTADQTLLDVVLDSWNRNNSILLNLLQAMSEGGLEARPMEGSPSLAAQFTHMRDVRLFFVSQTAPEFAENLPVLFREEDDDWQAERDPGRIAQMLQDSANIVTKAVQSRTEAGLPLSGAHVAYDHPLLLLQHLLWHEGYHVGQMMLALKASGRTMSEEQSMPLIWDVWRREW, translated from the coding sequence ATGACTCAGACCGCCGATCAGACGCTCCTTGATGTTGTTCTGGACTCCTGGAACCGCAACAACAGTATCCTGCTCAATCTGCTGCAGGCCATGTCAGAAGGAGGACTGGAGGCCAGGCCGATGGAGGGCAGCCCCTCGCTCGCGGCGCAGTTCACGCACATGCGCGATGTCCGGCTCTTTTTCGTATCGCAGACCGCTCCGGAATTCGCCGAAAACCTGCCCGTCCTCTTCCGCGAGGAGGACGACGACTGGCAGGCCGAGCGCGATCCGGGCCGCATCGCGCAGATGCTCCAGGACAGCGCCAACATCGTCACGAAGGCGGTGCAGAGCCGAACCGAGGCAGGTCTGCCCCTGAGCGGAGCGCACGTCGCCTACGACCATCCGCTGCTGCTGCTTCAGCACCTGCTGTGGCACGAGGGCTACCACGTCGGCCAGATGATGCTGGCCCTGAAAGCGTCGGGCCGCACGATGTCCGAGGAGCAGTCCATGCCGCTCATCTGGGATGTATGGCGGCGGGAATGGTAA
- a CDS encoding HD-GYP domain-containing protein, giving the protein MNPDTSALSAAFLQVEATTLLSLEERADVQFLIRWLESLRVVDDGHFIRVMVLTLTLCERLSMTSTPAARRIVMCAGLLHDVGKALISADILNKQGPLSNDERRVIERHPALGMRLLATLPALEPEVIQATLHHHEAYNGDGYPYGLAGLQIPRLARVLSVADVYDALTSTRPYRVAWTHTEAIQYLNRYTGTLFDPLPVWALNLIKSGR; this is encoded by the coding sequence ATGAACCCCGACACGTCTGCCCTCTCCGCCGCATTTTTGCAGGTGGAGGCGACGACGTTGCTGTCGCTGGAAGAGCGAGCAGACGTTCAGTTCCTGATCCGCTGGCTGGAATCGCTGCGGGTCGTGGACGACGGTCATTTCATACGGGTCATGGTTCTGACACTGACGCTGTGTGAGCGGCTATCGATGACTTCGACGCCTGCCGCCCGCCGCATCGTGATGTGTGCCGGACTGCTGCACGATGTTGGCAAGGCGCTGATCTCTGCCGACATCCTGAACAAGCAGGGGCCACTGTCGAACGACGAGCGCCGCGTGATCGAGCGACATCCGGCACTCGGGATGCGGCTGCTCGCCACGCTGCCAGCGCTGGAACCCGAGGTGATTCAGGCGACGCTTCACCACCATGAGGCCTACAACGGCGACGGCTATCCGTATGGTCTGGCAGGACTTCAGATTCCCCGGCTGGCGCGGGTGCTGTCGGTCGCGGATGTCTACGACGCCCTGACGAGTACGCGCCCGTACCGCGTGGCCTGGACGCATACCGAGGCCATTCAGTACCTCAACCGCTACACGGGAACGCTGTTCGATCCACTGCCTGTGTGGGCGCTCAATCTCATCAAAAGTGGGCGCTGA